The following nucleotide sequence is from Gordonia jinghuaiqii.
TCACGGTCGGGATGGTCTGTGTGGCTTCTGCCGTCACCGTCACAGTCACCGCACTCACAGACTCGGCTGCGGGCGGCGCAGACGAACCGCAGGCCGTTGAAGTCAGAACGCCGACTGCGACCGCGCAGCTCCCGAATACGACCAGTCCCCTGCGTCTACGCACGAGACGGATGCTGCCACAGAGGTCGCGGTCCCGCCGCGCGGGCGACGACGCCGAGCGTGGTGGGCACGATCTCGGCGGTGATCGCACCCGAGGGGCTTCACTCCCGACCGGCGCGACGTCCCGGTAACGGGCGGGCTATGTTTGGCGCGCTCGTCCACGGGCACATATGGATACGTGATCAACGGGTTGTCACGTCGGAAATCGGCAGTGGAACCCATATTCACCTGTACATTTCGCGGGACCGGGTAGCGTTGAACGAGCCAAGAAGCGCGCTCCACCCCGACGGATCTCGAAACCGCACTCGACTGAAAAAGGTTGTGACCGATGATTCTCCGCCGTATCGCCCGCCCGCTCCTCGCCTCGGCGTTCGTCGCCAGTGGCGTCGACGCCATCCGGAGCCCCAAACCGATCGCGCAGTCCGCGGAACCGGTGGTGGACAAGGCCCGCTCGTCGCTTCCCCCGGAGGTCGCCGGCCGGATCCCGGAGAACACCGAGACGCTGGTGCAGATCAACGCGGCGGCCCAGATCGGCGGCGGAATCCTCCTCGCGACCGGCAAGTTCCCGCGCGTCGCCTCGGTGGTGCTGGCCGGCACGCTGATCCCGACCACTGCGGCGGGCACCGACTTCTGGAACGAGGCCGATCCGGTCCGCCAGAAGGCGCAGCGTGACGCCTTCATCAGGAACATGGGTCTCCTGGGTGGTGTGCTGCTGGCCGCGGTCGACACCGAGGGCAAGCCGTCGCTCGTCTGGCGCGGTCGGCACAAGGCCTCGGCTGTTGCCGCGGCACTCCCGATCGGCGCCGCCGCCGGGTCGTCGACCTGGGACACCATCGTCGAACGCACCCACGACGGCGCCGAGGTCGTCGGTGAGCGTTCCGCCGAAGCCGGGGAGCTGCTGAGCAAGGGCGCCCATCTGGTCTCGGAACGGTCAGCGGACGCTGCGGCGAAGTTCCGTGAGCACGCTCCGGAAATCGCCGAGGCCGCGCAGAAGCGATCCCTGGAAATCGCCGAAAAGGCCGCCGGCACCGCCGCGGAGGTGGCCGACCGTCTTCGCGACCGCGCACCGGTGCTGGCCGACGCGGCACTCGAGCGTTCGTCGACGCTGGCCGACGCTGCCCTCGGCCGTTCGTCGGAACTCGCCGAGACCGCCCGCAAGCGCGGACCGAAGCTCGCCAAGAAGGCACAGAAGCGCGCCGAGAAGGCACAGAAGCAGGCGAAGAAGAACGCGCCGAAGATCGCCGACGCCGCCCGGGATCGCGCCGCCGAACTCGCCGAAGCCGCCCGCGAGCGGTCCGCGGACGCCCGCAAGCGTGCGCCGCTGCTCGCCGATGTCGCGCGGGATCGTACCGCGGAGCTCGCCGAGATCGCCCGGGCACGCTCGGCCGAGTTGGCCGAGACGGCACGCCAGCTCGCCGCGGTGGCCGAGGAGACCGCGGACGAGAGCCGCAAGCGCCTGCGCAAGGCACGTCGCTAGATTCTGCGGAAATCAACCCGCACGATCGCCTGATGCGAGCACGACCCTGATCACGGCCACCGATCTCTCAACGGACGCGGCGCACCCGCCCGAGGACTACCCCTGGGTGCCCGCGTCCGTTGTGGTCGACGGAGGCCGGCAGGAGTCGTGGACACCTCCAGCGCCCGACGCGCGCCTGGTGGTCGCTGTCGGCTCGAACGCCGCACCGGACGTGCTGCGTCGCAAACTCCGACATCTCCCCGCCGCAGCCCCCACCCGGCTAGTCCGCGTTCGCGTCACCAACATCACAGTGGGCCATTCTGCGCATGTCGCGGCCCGCGGTTACGTCCCCGCCGCACCCGTCTTCGCTGGTCAGACCTCCCTGGTCACCATCGCGGCGTGGCTCACCCCGGCCCAGGCCGAGGCACTCGACGCCACCGAACCCAACTACGATCGACGGACAGTGAATACGCACGACCACCCCCTCATCCCCGTCGGCCCGCCACATCCCGGCGGCGCCCTCGTCGCCCTGCCGGACGAGTTCGACATGTATGTGTCGCGTCACGGCGTCCTCGCCGATCCCATGACTCACACGACCCTGCCCTTCGGTCCGCAGAGCCGCATCCTCGGCTGGCTACACGACCGCCTCCGCCACGCCGCACTGTCCGGGCCGGCGGCTCAGGTGTGTGCGCAGCTGGCCACCGGCGGTAACGCCGCGTCTATGACCGCTCGGATCCACGACGCGGGTCTGGCCCGCCGTGCCTGGACCGGGGACCGGTATGCCGGCGGAGGTGGCCTGTGACCGCACTCTCCTCCGACACCGATCCGCGGATCACCGAGGAACAGGAACACCTCGATCGGGTGTACGGCCGCCTCGACCGGATGCGGCAGACCGCGCAACGCAGGTTGTCCACGACGCTCAGCGAACGCGGGGGCACACCCCAGGCACGGTCCGAGCGCGAGTCCTACGAGCGGATGTACAACGAGGACCTCGCGAAGTTCGATGCCGCGGAACACAATCTGTACTTCGGTCGCCTCGATCTCGACGACGGCGAGGTCCGCCGCATCGGGCGCATCGGTGTCCTCGACGACGGCTTCGGAGCCGACGGTGCGCTCGACGACTCGGCGACCGACGCCACGCTGCTGCTGGACTGGCGCGCACCGCTGGCCCGCCCCTTCTACCTCGCGACCCCCGCGGCACCCGAGGAGGTGGCCCGTCGCCGTCACATCCGCACGCGTAGTCGCAAGGTGCGCGGCATCAGCGACGAATCGCTGACCGACGGCGAGGCGATCCTCGACGACTTCGGTCACGGAGACGTGGTCAACGAGTCGGCGCTCGTCGCCGCGCTCAACGCGGCGCGTACCGGCGAGATGACCGACATCGTCGAGACCATCCAGCGCGAGCAGGACCTCATCATCCGGTCGACGCATCGCGGCGTCACCGTCATCCAGGGCGGCCCGGGCACCGGCAAGACCGCCGTCGCGCTGCACCGCGCGGCCTACCTGCTCTACACGCACCGTGAGATCCTCTCCCGCAGTGGCATTCTCATCATCGGCCCGAACGACGACTTCTTGAGCTACATCGGCCAGGTGTTGCCCTCACTCGGCGAGTCGGGTGTGCTCCTGTCCACGATCGGCGACCTGTTCCCCGGCGTGCGGGCAGGCGCCGACGACCCGCGTACCACGGCAGCGGTCAAGGGCGGACTGCGGATGGTCGACGTCCTCAAACGCGCTGTCCGGGCCCAACAATCGCTGCCATCTCGTCCCGAGACGGTCGATTTCGACAGCTATCGGGTGGAGATCGACTCCACCCTCGTCAAGAGCGCCCGGGCACGGGCGCGTGCCACCCGCCGCCCACACAACCTGTCCCAGAACACCTTCCTCAAGGCGGGTCTCGCCGAACTCGCCGCGCGGCACGCCGCGACCATCGGGTCGAGCCTGCTCGACGGATCGCAGCTGCTGAGTCCCGCCGACATCTCCGACATCCGCGACGACATGAGCCGCGACCCGGACATCCGTGCGGCGCTTCTCCGCTACTGGCCGACCCTGACGCCGCAGGACATGCTCCGCGACCTGCTCACCGACGAACGCGCTATCCGCAAGGCCACGACCGGCTGGTCCGACGCCGACCGCGCCGCCCTGTTGCGTTCGCCTCGGCCGCGGTCGGGCACCGGCGAGGACTTCTCCCCCGCCGACGTTCCGCTGCTCGACGAGCTCGCCGAGCTCATCGGATACGGAACCGACGAGGCCGAACGCGCCGAACGCGCCCGATGGCGCCGCCAGCTGGCCGACGCCCAGGACGCTCTGGACATCCTGACCGGTTCGGCCCCACAGGATCTCGAAGACGAGCTCGACCCCGAGATCCTGATGGCCTACGACCTGATCGACGCCGAACAGCTGGCGTCGCGCCAGACCGAGACGCGTCGGGCCACCACCGCCGAACGCGCGTACGGCGACCGCACCTGGACGTTCGGTCACGTGATCGTCGACGAGGCGCAGGAGTTGTCGGCGATGGCATGGCGAATGGTGATGCGGCGCATCCCCAATCGGTGGATGACCATCATCGGTGACACCGCCCAGACCTCCGACGAGGCGGGCACCCGATCGTGGGGAGATGTGCTCGAGCCGTACGTCGCCCAGCGCTGGCAGTTCAAGGAGCTGTCGGTGAACTATCGGACCCCGAGCGAGATCATGGAGTACGCCGCCCGGGTACTCGACGAGATCGGCAACGGCGAGAAGGCTCCGACGTCGTTGCGCAGCAACGGAATCGAGCCGGTGGCCATCCGCGTCGGACACGATGCCGACGCCGGCACGATCGCCGCCGGGATGCTGCGTGCCGTCGAACTCGCCGAACCGCAGGGTCTGACAGCCGTCGTCGTGCCTGATGCGTTGCACGAGACCCTCGCTGCAGCAGTCGATCCCGTCCTGTTCGAGGCGAAGGCACTCGATCCGCCGAAGGTCTACACCGTACGGAGTTGCAAGGGTCTCGAGTTCGACACCACGATCGTGGTCGAACCGGCCGCGATCGTCGCGGAGTCCTCACGCGGGTACAGCGACCTGTATGTGGCCCTGACCCGTGCGACCCAGCGGCTCGTCGTTGTGCACAGCGAACCGCTACCGGAGGCGCTCGCGGATCTTCCGACCGTCGAATCCGCCACGGACTGAGGGTTTCCCACCCTGCCGCTCGTCGGGCGGATCCCCCTACGCGGGCCGGAGGTCGCGGTCGGCCTCGGCCAGCGCGGCGTCGATCTGCGGGCCGAAATGTTGCAGCGCATCGCTGCCGACGATGCCGAGATGATCGGTGTCGACGTCGATCCGGGTGATCGTCCCGCGCAGGAACGGTGACCACCGGTTCACCATCGCGTCCGGGTCGGTGTCACCGGCGGCGGCGACGATGAGGGTCGTGTCCCCGTCGAAAGGCCGCGGGCTGTGGGCGACAGTACGCTGCGCCGAACCCGCCATGCGGTGCAGCATCCGGTCGAAGGCATCGGCGGACAGCAGCCCGAGGTCCGTGACGCGGTCGCGGACCGCACGGGCGATGGCCTCCGGATCGCCGGATGCGGTGACCTCGTCGACGTCCACGACCTCACGCCACCCGCCGAGCAGATCGGCCACCGTGTCGCGGGCGTCGAGCGGTCCGGGCGACTCGCCTCGAGCCGCACCGTTGGTCGAGAACTGCTGCTCATCCGGCACGGACCCCTCCGGCGCGGAACCTTCCGGCGCGGAACCTTCTGGCGCGGAACCTTCTGGCGAGAAGCCTTCTGGCGGGCTGCCGTCTGCCGGATAGCTGTCGAGAAGCCCGAGGAACCCGACCCGATCGCCCCGGGAACGGAGTTCGGCGGCCATCTCGTGTGCGATGAGACCACCGATGGACCAGCCGATCAGGTGGTACGGACCCTCCGGAGCGATCCTCCGGATCTCCTCGACGTACCGCGATGCCAGATCCTTCACCGTGGCGTCGGCGGACTCACCTGCCACCACATACGGGTCCTGCAGGCCGTAGATAGGACGGTCGTCGAGGTGCGGGGCGAGTCCGCCGAACAGCCACGCCAGACCATCGGCGGGATGGACGCAGAACACCGGCGCCCGAGAACCGTCCGCACGCAGAGGCACGAGAACGTTGCCCGACACCCCGGTCGGGTCGACTCTCGATTCGGCATGGTCGGCGAGCCGGGCGGCGAGATCCCGCGGTGTGGGTCCGGCGAACACCCAGGCGACTTCGACGGGAATGTCGCTGCGTTGCCGGAGAAGGGACACGAGACGGACCGCCGACAATGACGTTCCGCCGAGGTCGAAGAAACCCTGTGCCGCTCCGGTCACCACCGAACCGGTGACCTCCGCCATGCACTCGGCAACAAGGATCTCCCAGCGGCCGGCCGGCGGTTCGACCGTTGCGGGCGTCTCGGGCTCGGTCGGTTCGGACGTCATGACCCGGGCGATCCGATCGTGGTCGGGACGTCCGTCGACGTGGCGGAGGATCTCGTCCACGACAACGATCGTCGCCGGGATGCAGTGCGGGGCGATGCGGTCCGCCAGGGCCCGGCGGATGCCGGACGAGCTGACTCCGCTCCCGGTCACCCACGCCCCGACCGCAGTGCTCGCGCCATCGACACCGCCGGTGGGCATGATGACGACCGCCGCCTCGGCGACGCCCTCGACCGTCGTCATCGCCTGCTCGACCGCGTCGAGGTCGACTCGCAGCCCGCCGATCCGAACCTGCCGATCGATGCGACCCAGGGTCTCGATGCGGAATTCGCCGGCGTCGCTCCACCGCGCCAGCATCCCCGTCGGCGACGCCGCACCGTCGCCAGAGATCTCGATCAGGTGTCCCGGGATCCGCGGCGGTACCGGTCGGCCCGCGGTGTCGACGACCCTCGGCCCGGCTCCAACCGCGGACGTCAGCGCGACATCCCCCAGAACGGCGGCTCCCTCACCGGTGACGACGTCCAGCATCCGCAGGAAGGAGTCGCGAATCACCTGCACCGTCTCGGGATCGAAAAGCGCGGCGGCGTAATCGATCTCGCCGATGATGACCGGGTCCGGGCCGACGAGGTGTTCCGCGAGTCCGACCGTCAGGTCGACCTTGGCCGGTGGCGGGCCGGCGTCCACGGGCTCGATGTCCAACCCGTCCACGGCCATGGCCGGGTTCGACGAACCGGCCGACGCGCCGGCCAGATAGTTGATCATCACCTGGACGAGTGGCGCATGTGCGGTGGAACGAACAGGCGAGAGCCGTTCGACCAGCGTCTCGAACGGGATGTCCGCATGGGCGAAGGCAGCGAGGTCGGCCTCGCCGACCAGGCGGAGGAGATCGTCGACGGTGTCGGCGTCCCGATGGGCGGTGCGCAACACGACGGTGTTGATGAACATGCCGATGAGTCCGGCCGTGGCCGGCTGGCCACGACCCGACACGGCCGCACCGATGCTGACGTCATCGACCTCGGCAAGCCGTGCCAGCGTCACCGCGAGCGCGGCATGACACACCATGAACGGTGTGATCCCGTGTGCCCGGGCGGTGGCCATCACCTTCGCGCTGCGCTGGACACCCACCTCGATGGGCAGACGTCCACCGGTGGCCTCGGTCACGGGCGGGCGCGGGCGATCGGCAGGGAGTTCGAGTGCCGCCGGGAGGCCGTCGAGGGTTTCCGCCCAGAAGGTGTACTGCGACGCCATGACCGACGACGGATCGTCGATGTCGCCGAGCACCTCGCGCTGCCACAGGGTGTGGTCGGTGTAGGTGACCTCAGGGGGCGCCGGCAGGCTCCCCCGGTACGCCCCGAGCAGTTCGGCGGCCAGGATCTGCAGTGACGCGGCGTCACCCGCGATGTGATGGATGACCACGACGACCCGGTGAGCAACCTCCGGTCCGTCGAGGCGGGCGATCGCCACCCGGATCGGCAGGTCGGTCGTCACGTCGAACCCCTCTGCGCACAGAGCAGTCGCGTCCTCGACTGTCGCAGCCGAGTCCCACCGCAACCGTGCGGCCGCGGTGGCGGCGTCGACGATGAGTTGTTCGGGGGTGCCGTCGTCTCCGAGCGGGTAGACCGTCCGCAACGGTTCGTGGCGCGTCATGACGCGCAGGACCGCGCTGCGCAGCGCGTCGGGGTCCAGATCACCTCGCATGTCGAAGGCGACGGGCATGTTGTACACCGGAGAGGTCACGTCGAACTGGTTGATGAACCAGATGCGCTGCTGGGCATACGACAACGGGATGTGCGCGGGCCGCTCGCGGGCGACGAGCGGATGCGCGGACAGTCGGCGATGAGTGAGTGTGCGCGCCAGCGCCCGGACGGTGGGAGTACGGAAGATGTCGCGGACGTCGACATCGACCCCGAGTCGCTCACCGATCCCGGCCACGACCTTCATGGCCGCGAGCGAGTTCCCGCCTAGGTCGAAGAACGGCACGGTCACCGACACCTCGTCGAGGCCGAGCACACCGGCGACCACCGCGGCGACTGCACGTTCGACGCCGTCCGCGGGCAGCACCACGTCGGTCGACACACTCGACGGGGCCGGCAGCGCACGGCGGTCGAGTTTGCCGGTGGCCGTCATCGGGACCGCGTCCAGGACAACCCATTGAGTCGGTCGCATGTACTGCGGGAGAGTCTGTTCGACACGCTCACGCACCGCCGACAGGTCGACCGTGCCGGCGAGGTAGCCGACGAGCACGTCCCCGGACGGGCCGCCGTGGACCGCGACCGCCGCGTGGGAGACGCCGTCGATCCGGGCCAGGATCGTCTCGATCTCCCCCAACTCGATCCGCTGGCCCCGCAACTTCACCTGGAAGTCCGCACGCCCGAGATACTCCAGGTTCCCGGAAGCGTTCCAGCGCACCAGGTCACCGGTGCGGTACAACCGGGCACCGGGATGGCCGGTCGGGTCGGCGACAAACCGTTCGGCCGTGAGATCAGGACGTGCCGCGTATCCGCGGGCGAGCTGGCCGCCGCCGACGTAGAGCTCACCGACGACACCGATCGGCGTCGGCTGCAACCGGTCGTCGAGGACCCATGTGGTGGTGTTGGCGTCCGGACGTCCGATCGGCACGGCCCGGTCACCGGACGAGAATCGGTACGCGGTCACCTCCACCGCCGCCTCTGTCGGCCCGTAGAGGTTGTCGATTCTCGCGGACGGCACCAGCTCACTCATCGCCTGCGCCGTGGCCGCAGGCAGGGCTTCGCCGGATGAGTTGACACGACGCAGGGAACCGAGCGCGTCCCGCCGTTCCGGGTCGTCGCCGATGTACTCGACGAAGGCGGCCATCATCGACGGGACGAAGTGGATCGAGGTCACCCGCGATCGCCGGATCTCGGCCAGCACATAAGCCGGATCGACGTGACGGCCGTCCTCGGCGATGACCAGGCGCGCTCCTGCCATCAGCGGTTCGAACAGCTCCGGGACCGACACGTCGAAGGTGACCGGGGTCTTCAGCATCACCACGTCATCGGGGCTCAGCGGGGCGCGGGTCGACATCCAGACGAGCCGGTTCAGCACGGACCCGTGACTCACCGTGACGCCCTTGGGTGTTCCGGTCGATCCGGAGGTGAACAGTGTGTACAGCGCGTTCTCCGGGCCGGGTCGGGCCGGTACCGCGCTCGGCTTCCGACGATCGGCCACGGGCCGTGACTCGTCGACGACCAGGACCTCCGGGGTGAGGCTCGAGACCACCTCGGGGCGGTCCACCCCGGTGAGTATCACCGCGATCGACGCGGCGTCGACCATTGCCGCCGCGCGTTCCACCGGCGTCGCAGGATCGATGCTGACGTAACTGCCGCCGGCCGCCACCACTGCATGGATGGCCACCACCAGTTCCACAGACCGCGGAATGCACACCCCCACCGACACATCGGGGCCGACACCGGATTCGGCGAGCCTGGCCGTCAGGTGTGAGACACGCGCACCGAACTCCTGGTACGTCAGGGTTCGTTCACCTGCGACGAGTGCTGTCGCGTCGGGTACTCGACGACACGCGGCCTCGACCGCGTCGGTCACCGTGGTCCACGGCACCGGCATCTCCGGACCGGCGACGAGCGCGGCGATCCGTGCGCGTTCGGCGTCGTCGGTGAGGTCGATGGTCCCGATCGGACGGTCGTCCCCGGCGAGGGCGTCGAGGACCCGTGTCAACCGGACCGCCACCGATTCGATGGTGGACTCGTCGAAGAGATCGGTGGCGTAGACGATCTCGAGCGCCCAGGGCATGTCCTGTCCGACGGTGACCGCAACGGTCATGTCGAGCTGGGTGGTGCCGGTGGTCGCGACGATCGGCTCCAGGCTCATCTCGCCGGTCGACACTCCGCCGAAAGCGGCTGCGCCGGGGTCGGTCTCGGGGTCTGCGGTCTCGGGGTCGGCATGCAACACCGACAGCATGACCTGGCTGAGCGGGGCGAAGGCCTCCGAACGGACCGGCGCCAACCGGTCCACCAGATACTCGAACGGAACGTCGAGTCGAGCCAGCGCATTGACATCGTCAACGCGTACGCGGTGTAGGAAATCGCCGATCGGCAGGTCGGGCTCGACCTCGGTGCGCAGCACGATGGTGTTGACGAACATGCCGACCAGGTCATCGAGTTGCGCATGTCCGCGGCCGGCGACAGGCGTGCTGATCACGATGTCACGGGTGGCCGACAACCGCGCGAGCACGATCGACAGCGCTGCATGCACGAACATGAACTCGGTGACATCGGAAGCGCGCGCCGCGGCGGCGATCCGTGCGGTCAACTCGGCCGGGATGTGCGTGGAGATGCGTCCGCCCCGTTGCGATGCGACGGCAGGCCGCGGATGGTCGGTGGGCAGCGCGAGAAGCTCCGGCGCACCCGACAGCCGATTCACCCAGTACCCGGCCTGCGCGCCGAGGATGGAGTCCGGAGAGTCGATGTCGCCCAGGACGTGCCGCTGCCAGAGGGCGTGATCGGCGAACTGGATCGGCAGGTCCTCCAGCTGCGGCGCCCGACCTTCCGATCGTGCGACGTATGCGGTCCAGAGGTCCGACATCAGTGGTCGCATCGACTCGCCGTCCGCCGCGATGTGGTGCAGCACCACCACGACGATGTGCTCCTGCGCGCCGAGTTCCACCACGCGGACGCGTAGCGGAATCTCGGTGGTGACGTCGAAGGCGTCGGTGGTCAGGAAGTCAGGGGCGAGGATGTCGCCGGCCAGGATGTCGCCGGC
It contains:
- a CDS encoding DoxX family protein; this encodes MILRRIARPLLASAFVASGVDAIRSPKPIAQSAEPVVDKARSSLPPEVAGRIPENTETLVQINAAAQIGGGILLATGKFPRVASVVLAGTLIPTTAAGTDFWNEADPVRQKAQRDAFIRNMGLLGGVLLAAVDTEGKPSLVWRGRHKASAVAAALPIGAAAGSSTWDTIVERTHDGAEVVGERSAEAGELLSKGAHLVSERSADAAAKFREHAPEIAEAAQKRSLEIAEKAAGTAAEVADRLRDRAPVLADAALERSSTLADAALGRSSELAETARKRGPKLAKKAQKRAEKAQKQAKKNAPKIADAARDRAAELAEAARERSADARKRAPLLADVARDRTAELAEIARARSAELAETARQLAAVAEETADESRKRLRKARR
- a CDS encoding HelD family protein, with translation MTALSSDTDPRITEEQEHLDRVYGRLDRMRQTAQRRLSTTLSERGGTPQARSERESYERMYNEDLAKFDAAEHNLYFGRLDLDDGEVRRIGRIGVLDDGFGADGALDDSATDATLLLDWRAPLARPFYLATPAAPEEVARRRHIRTRSRKVRGISDESLTDGEAILDDFGHGDVVNESALVAALNAARTGEMTDIVETIQREQDLIIRSTHRGVTVIQGGPGTGKTAVALHRAAYLLYTHREILSRSGILIIGPNDDFLSYIGQVLPSLGESGVLLSTIGDLFPGVRAGADDPRTTAAVKGGLRMVDVLKRAVRAQQSLPSRPETVDFDSYRVEIDSTLVKSARARARATRRPHNLSQNTFLKAGLAELAARHAATIGSSLLDGSQLLSPADISDIRDDMSRDPDIRAALLRYWPTLTPQDMLRDLLTDERAIRKATTGWSDADRAALLRSPRPRSGTGEDFSPADVPLLDELAELIGYGTDEAERAERARWRRQLADAQDALDILTGSAPQDLEDELDPEILMAYDLIDAEQLASRQTETRRATTAERAYGDRTWTFGHVIVDEAQELSAMAWRMVMRRIPNRWMTIIGDTAQTSDEAGTRSWGDVLEPYVAQRWQFKELSVNYRTPSEIMEYAARVLDEIGNGEKAPTSLRSNGIEPVAIRVGHDADAGTIAAGMLRAVELAEPQGLTAVVVPDALHETLAAAVDPVLFEAKALDPPKVYTVRSCKGLEFDTTIVVEPAAIVAESSRGYSDLYVALTRATQRLVVVHSEPLPEALADLPTVESATD